Proteins found in one Pelmatolapia mariae isolate MD_Pm_ZW linkage group LG7, Pm_UMD_F_2, whole genome shotgun sequence genomic segment:
- the LOC134632212 gene encoding growth arrest and DNA damage-inducible protein GADD45 gamma-like, with product MQSPGKSLKEALLCAQIEERLTVGVYESAKIMTEDPDSVSFCVLAMDEEFECDIALQIHFTLIQSFCFDNDISIVRVSDMQRLVEIVGDKAEQFEDAHCVLITNPADGSWEDPALEKLHLFCEESRRLNDWVPEISLPER from the exons ATGCAGTCTCCTGGAAAATCTCTGAAGGAAGCTCTGCTGTGTGCTCAGATCGAGGAGCGACTCACTGTTGGAGTCTATGAGAGTGCCAAAATTATGACTGA AGACCCGGACAGTGTGTCTTTCTGCGTCCTGGCCATGGATGAGGAGTTTGAGTGTGACATCGCCCTCCAGATCCACTTCACCCTCATCCAGTCCTTCTGCTTCGACAACGACATCAGCATCGTCAGAGTGAGCGACATGCAGCGTCTGGTGGAGATTGTTGGGGACAAGGCGGAACAGTTTGAAGATGCGCACTGCGTCCTCATCACG AACCCGGCTGACGGGTCTTGGGAGGACCCCGCTCTGGAGAAGCTGCACCTGTTCTGTGAGGAGAGCCGTCGTCTGAACGACTGGGTTCCTGAGATCAGCCTCCCCGAGCGCTGA